From Pseudomonas sp. G2-4:
CAACGCCGGCTACACCGACGCCGACCGCCAAGCCAACGCCTCGGAGCTGGCACAGATCGAAGAGCAGTTGCTGAGTCTGATGAACAGCAAGGACGAAAACGGCAAGTACATTTTCGCAGGCTCCAAGGGCGATACCATGCCGTTCACCCGCAACAACGATGGCAGCTACAGCTACAACGGTGACCAGGTGACCCTCGACCTGCCGGTTGGCGACACCATGTCGATGGCCACCAACAGCACGGGATGGGAAGTCTTCCAGCAGGCCGTCAATACCAGCCGCAGCCAGGTCACCATGACCGCCCCGGCAGTGAATGACGGCCGGGTGGTCTTGTCCGATGGTCAGGTATCGTCCAGCGTCAGCTATAACAGCAAGTTCCGCAGTGGGGAGCCGTACACTGTTGAGTTCACCAGCGGCACCCAACTAAAAATCACCGACTCCGGCGGCAATGATGTCACCGCAGAAGCCAGCCGGGGTGGTGCTTTCGACCCCAACAGCAAAAGCGGCCAGGCGGTGCAGTTCCGGGGACTGGAATTGACTCTGAACATCAATCTGCAGACCGGTGATAACGCCGGCACCGTATTGCCTGGCCATACTTTCACCCTGGCCGCCAAGCCGGACACTTTTGTCCCGACCCGCAGCCCGGGCAACCCGACCACGGTCCAGATTACCGACAGCACGATCACTGATCCGGTGGCGTATCACGCTAGCTTCCCTACCGGTTCGGCTGTGTTGAAGTTCACCAGCGCCACTGATTTCGACCTTTACGCTGCGCCGTTGACCGCTGACAGCCAGCCGGTGTCCAGCGGCACCCTGGCCGGCAACGTGGCTACCGCTTCGGGGGTGAGCTTCACCCTGGACGGTACGCCGGCTGCCGACGATCAGTTCAGTATCGCGGTCAACACCCATGAGACCCAGAACATCCTGGATACCGTGAACCAGCTGAAAACCGCGCTGAGCACGCCGACCAACAATGATCCGATTGCTGTGCAGAAGTTGCAGGCGTCGCTGGCCTCCGGTATCGCTAACCTGGCGAGCGGCACAGATCAATTGTCCAGCGCCTTGAGTTCGGTGGGCGGGCGCGGACAGGCCTTGGAAAATCAGAGCGACACCAACCAGAGCCTGATCCAGGCCAACACCCAGACTCAATCGTCGATCCGTGATTCCGATGCGGCCGAAGTGATGACCCGACTGACCTTGCAGCAGACCATGTTGCAGGCCTCGCAACTGGCCTTCAGCAAAATTGCCCAATTGGGCCTGTTCAACAAGATCTGAGCCGGTATTCACCGAGCCGCCAACCGTCTTTTTTTAAGCGGTTCCGGGGCTCCGACCTGAAAAGGTCGGGGCCCGCCGCTCGAGAGTTTTTGCCGTGAAGTCACTTCCCCTCGTCAGCATTGTCATCCCCGCGTACAACCCACGGTTTTTCGACCAGGCACTGCTCAGCGCCCTGGCCCAGACCTACGAACAAATTGAAATCGTTGTCTGCGATGATTCGCCTGGCGATGAAATTCGCCATATCGTCGAGTCTTTCACCCAGCCGGCGCATCCGGTCCGCTATCTGCGAAACCCTCGACGACTGGGGCTTCAGGGCAACCTGTTGCGCTGTGTCGAAGAGGCGCAGGGTGAGTTCATCAAGGTGCTGTGTGACGACGACCGGCTGTTTGCGCCGAGCATTGCGATGCAGGCCCAGGCGTTGATGGATCATGCTGATGTCAGTGTGGTATTTGCGCTTCGGTTGTTGTGTGATGCGGGTAATTTTATCTTGCCGCCGCGCGTGGACAATTGCCGTTTTTCGCCCAACGACGCTTTGCTCAAAGGCGACGACATGCTGGCGATTTTCGAGAGCACACTGACCAACTTTGTTGGCAATTTCAGTTCAACGCTGATGCGCCGCGCCGATGTGCTGGAATTGCTGCCTGCCTTGATACAGGACGGTGCCGGTTTTGTTGCGGTGCTCGATTTTGCTTTGTTTGTCTGCCTGATGCGGCGCGGTAATCTGATTGCCTTGAATACCGTGTTAAGTATCGAGCGCCTCTACCCGGAGCGTTTGAGCAAGACACCGGAAATGCTCAAGGCTGCCAAGATAGAGTGGGAGTGGCTGGCGCAGATGCTTGTTGCGCGCAGCGGTGAAGCGGCTCCTGCCTCGGGGTGGGTGCGCTGCATTGATCTGGACAAAATCACCGATGAGTCTCATGCCTGGCAAGAGCTCTGCGTAACCCGCGTATTGGGCAACCGCAATACCGTCGTGAATGGTCGAGTGGGGGCGCAAAGTGAGAGTTATGCGGACTTCTATCGCGAATGGCTGACCGTCCGCCGGTTCAGTGAGGTGGAAAAACGCGTCATGCCCGCGCGCGTTGATAGTTGGCCGTTTCGACCGAACATCGTGCCTTTGATCATCGACGCGATCGGCGATGCAACGTCGCTAGCGGCGACGTTACGTAGCATCAAGGACCAGTTGTATCCAGCCCAGGCCGTGGTGGTGCTTTCCGATGCTCATTGCGAAGTGGACGAGCGAGTGCTGCAACTGCCTTATCAGGCCGATTGGCCGAGTCAGTTCAATGCCATCGTTCCCCAGCTGGAAGGCGCGCATTGGTTCTACCTGCTGCGAGCGGGCGACGTCCTGCGCGATTCGGCATTGCTGATCCTGGCCGAGCGAGTTGCCGGGAGGCAGGGCATCCTTTGCGTCTACAGTGATGAAGGGGCGTTTGTTGACGGCGAGTCCTTCGAGCCGGTATTCAAGCCGGATTTCAACCTGGACCTGATGCGCGCTTACCCTTATGTCGGCCGGACCCTGGCTTTCGAGCGTGAACGATTCATGGCTCTCGGCGGCTTCGAATCGGATCACGGTGAGCTGGCGCCCCACGATCTGCTCTGGCGGCTGGTGGAAGAGGCCGGCCCTCAGACCGTCGAGCATATCGCAGAGATCCAGGTCGAGTCGGTCCTGAGCTTCGCCCAATGGTTGTCGCTGCCCGAGGTCATCGATGGCAATGCCCGCTTGGTTGGCGCGCATCTGGGCCGTATCGGTATCAATCATGAGATTTCCCCGGACACGTTGCCGTTGATCAACCGCATCAACTACCGACACGGCGACCGCCCACTGGTATCGATTATCGTGCGGACCGGCGATTCGCTTGCAACCTTGCAGCGTTGCGCCGAGAGCCTGATCGAGCGCACGGCCTACGCTCACTATGAAATCCTTATCGTGGACAGCGGCGTCCGGGATCCGGCCATGCTCGACTGGCTGGAGAACATGTCGCAGCTGGGTGCGAGCATGTTGCGGGTGCTGCGTCATGTCGGCGAGGACAATGATGCAGCGGTGCGTAATTTCGCCGCTGCTCAGGCCCGGGGCGAATACCTGCTATTGCTTAGTCCGCACCTGATTGCTTGCGAAAATGACTGGCTGGACGAGATGATCAATCATGCCCAGCGTCCTGAGGTTGCGGTGGTCGGTGCGAGAATACTCAGTCTTCAAGGCACGATTGTTGGCGGCGGGCAGATTCTCGGGTTGGCTGGGCCGGTGGGCACGCCGTTCTACGGTGAGTCCGCGGCTTCGCGCGGCTACATGCAGCGTTTGCATACGACCCAGAACTGGAGTTCAGTCAGCAGCGACTGTCTGATGGTGCGCAAGCAGGTTTTCGATGAGCTCGGCTGCCTGGACGATACGTCCTTTACCTTCGGCCTCAGCGATGTCGATCTGTGCCTGCGCGCAGGCAAAAGCGGCTATCTGGTAGTCTGGACGCCTTACGCCACGGTCATGAAAGTCGACCCCCAATCGACCGCTGCCCAGTCTGAAGAAACCCCGTTGGTGGAGCGCGAGCACGAAGTCTTTTATCGCAAATGGCTGCCGCAGATCGCCCGGGATCCGGCCTACAATCCTGCACTGAGCCTGGGGGCTTCCAGCTTCAGTCTGGAACCGTCGCTGCGCAACAACTGGAACCCGTTCTGCACCCGCGCCCTGCCATTGATACTTGGCTTGCCGGTCAACGCCACCGCGGTCGGGCATTATCGTGTCACGGCCCCGTTGGCCGAATTGGAGGCCGCCGGACGGGTAATCGCCCGGGTTGCCTACGAGTCGCCTCCTACTGTTGAGATCGAGCGTCTGTCGCCGGACACGATCGTATTGCAGGGGCGCTACAGCGAAGGGGCCGCCGGCGATATTCTTAGAATGAAGAAATACTCCGGTGCCTTGCGGATCTTCGAACTCGACGATTATGTCGTTAAGGCGCCCAAGAAAAACACTCATGCACGCAACAAACCGGCCAATATCGAGCAGATGCTGCGTGAAGGAATCGGGTTGTGTGATCGCGTGGTGGTGACGACACCTTCGCTCGCTGATGCCTTGTCCAGTATGCACAATGAAATCCGCATCGTGCCCAACATGTTGCCGCCCGAGCCTTGGGCGAAGCTGACCAGCCGGCGCAGTACGTCCTCCAAGCCTCGGGTGGGTTGGGGCGGAGGGACCAGCCACAGTGGTGATCTGGAGATCATTGCGGAGGTGGTTCGCGAGCTGGCAAATGAAGTGGAGTGGGTGTTCTTCGGCATGTGCCCGGAAGCATTGCGGCCCTATATCCATGAGTTCCATGGTTCAGTCGCTTTGACCCACTATCCATTCAAACTGGCCAGCCTGAACCTCGACCTGGCGCTGGCTCCCCTGGAGTTCCACATCTTCAACGACTGCAAGAGCAACCTGCGCCTGCTGGAGTACGGCGCCTGCGGCTACCCGGTGATCTGCACCGACACCAAGGCCTACGACGGTTTCCTGCCGTGTACCAAGGTACGCAGCAACAGCACCGAGGAATGGATCGCAGCGATCCGCATGCACTTGGCCGATCCTGATGCCAGCTATCGGATGGGGGATGAACTGCGTGAGGCGGTGCTTCGGGATTTCATGCTCAGTGGCGATAACTTGCAGCATTGGTTGTGGGGATGGTTGCCAGACTGATTTGTGAGGAGAGGATAATCCCTGCGCCACAAAAAGCGGTGTTCGGCGTTTTTCCGACGTCTCCTTCCATGCACCTCCCTGATGCGAGCTGGCGCGTTTCCTGCAGGTCCCCCTTATATCGCCATAAAACGAGCGCTTCGGCCGTATCGGAGCGCCCTGATCGGCATTGGCATTGAAGGTGTAATCCCCGCGCCCGCAAAGCGAAACAACGCTTGGCCGAGCCCGGTGACGAACAAGAGGGGAGACGATGAAGGCAGTTATCTTGGCAGGTGGTCTCGGCACACGCATCAGCGAGGAGTCGCACCTCAAGCCCAAGCCGATGATCGAGATCGGTGGCAAGCCAATTCTTTGGCACATCATGAAGCAGTATTCCGCCCATGGAATCCACGACTTCGTCATTTGCCTTGGCTACAAGGGCTATGCCATCAAGGATTTCTTCGCCAACTACTTCCTGCACACCTCCGACGTCACCTTCGACATGTGCAACAACCGCATGGACGTTCATCAGAACTACAGCGAGCCGTGGCGCGTGACCCTGATCGACACTGGCGAAGACACCATGACCGGCGGTCGTCTGCGTCGAGCGGCGCGTTATCTGGAAAATGAAGAAGCGTTCTGCTTCACCTATGGTGACGGTGTTTCGGACCTCAATATCGGCGCGCTGGTGGATTTTCATCTGTCACACGGCAAGCTGGCCACGGTCACTGCAGTCCAGCCTCCCGGACGCTACGGCGCGCTTGAGCGCGATGGCGATAGCGTCCTGGGTTTCACCGAGAAACCACGGGGGGATGGTGGCTGGATCAACGGTGGCTTCTTTGTACTCTCGCCGAAGGTCTTGCCTTACATCGCTGATGATCAGACTTCCTGGGAAGCCGAGCCGCTGGCGGCATTGGCGACCGAGCAGCAGCTCCAGGCGTTTCAGCACGACGGTTTCTGGCATCCAATGGACACCCTGCGGGATAAAAACCACCTCGAAGCCCTGTGGCAAAGCGGGGAGGCCCCATGGAAGCAATGGGACTGAACCCGGAGTTCTGGCGCGGTAAGCGGGTGCTGGTCACCGGCCATACCGGCTTCAAGG
This genomic window contains:
- a CDS encoding flagellar hook-associated protein 3; protein product: MRISTSQFYESTAANYQKNFAKVVKTSEEASSLVRINTAADDPVGASRLLQLGTQASMLAQYETNANTIKATLGTTEAVMTSIGNVLQRAKELAVGAGNAGYTDADRQANASELAQIEEQLLSLMNSKDENGKYIFAGSKGDTMPFTRNNDGSYSYNGDQVTLDLPVGDTMSMATNSTGWEVFQQAVNTSRSQVTMTAPAVNDGRVVLSDGQVSSSVSYNSKFRSGEPYTVEFTSGTQLKITDSGGNDVTAEASRGGAFDPNSKSGQAVQFRGLELTLNINLQTGDNAGTVLPGHTFTLAAKPDTFVPTRSPGNPTTVQITDSTITDPVAYHASFPTGSAVLKFTSATDFDLYAAPLTADSQPVSSGTLAGNVATASGVSFTLDGTPAADDQFSIAVNTHETQNILDTVNQLKTALSTPTNNDPIAVQKLQASLASGIANLASGTDQLSSALSSVGGRGQALENQSDTNQSLIQANTQTQSSIRDSDAAEVMTRLTLQQTMLQASQLAFSKIAQLGLFNKI
- a CDS encoding glycosyltransferase; amino-acid sequence: MKSLPLVSIVIPAYNPRFFDQALLSALAQTYEQIEIVVCDDSPGDEIRHIVESFTQPAHPVRYLRNPRRLGLQGNLLRCVEEAQGEFIKVLCDDDRLFAPSIAMQAQALMDHADVSVVFALRLLCDAGNFILPPRVDNCRFSPNDALLKGDDMLAIFESTLTNFVGNFSSTLMRRADVLELLPALIQDGAGFVAVLDFALFVCLMRRGNLIALNTVLSIERLYPERLSKTPEMLKAAKIEWEWLAQMLVARSGEAAPASGWVRCIDLDKITDESHAWQELCVTRVLGNRNTVVNGRVGAQSESYADFYREWLTVRRFSEVEKRVMPARVDSWPFRPNIVPLIIDAIGDATSLAATLRSIKDQLYPAQAVVVLSDAHCEVDERVLQLPYQADWPSQFNAIVPQLEGAHWFYLLRAGDVLRDSALLILAERVAGRQGILCVYSDEGAFVDGESFEPVFKPDFNLDLMRAYPYVGRTLAFERERFMALGGFESDHGELAPHDLLWRLVEEAGPQTVEHIAEIQVESVLSFAQWLSLPEVIDGNARLVGAHLGRIGINHEISPDTLPLINRINYRHGDRPLVSIIVRTGDSLATLQRCAESLIERTAYAHYEILIVDSGVRDPAMLDWLENMSQLGASMLRVLRHVGEDNDAAVRNFAAAQARGEYLLLLSPHLIACENDWLDEMINHAQRPEVAVVGARILSLQGTIVGGGQILGLAGPVGTPFYGESAASRGYMQRLHTTQNWSSVSSDCLMVRKQVFDELGCLDDTSFTFGLSDVDLCLRAGKSGYLVVWTPYATVMKVDPQSTAAQSEETPLVEREHEVFYRKWLPQIARDPAYNPALSLGASSFSLEPSLRNNWNPFCTRALPLILGLPVNATAVGHYRVTAPLAELEAAGRVIARVAYESPPTVEIERLSPDTIVLQGRYSEGAAGDILRMKKYSGALRIFELDDYVVKAPKKNTHARNKPANIEQMLREGIGLCDRVVVTTPSLADALSSMHNEIRIVPNMLPPEPWAKLTSRRSTSSKPRVGWGGGTSHSGDLEIIAEVVRELANEVEWVFFGMCPEALRPYIHEFHGSVALTHYPFKLASLNLDLALAPLEFHIFNDCKSNLRLLEYGACGYPVICTDTKAYDGFLPCTKVRSNSTEEWIAAIRMHLADPDASYRMGDELREAVLRDFMLSGDNLQHWLWGWLPD
- the rfbF gene encoding glucose-1-phosphate cytidylyltransferase, whose product is MKAVILAGGLGTRISEESHLKPKPMIEIGGKPILWHIMKQYSAHGIHDFVICLGYKGYAIKDFFANYFLHTSDVTFDMCNNRMDVHQNYSEPWRVTLIDTGEDTMTGGRLRRAARYLENEEAFCFTYGDGVSDLNIGALVDFHLSHGKLATVTAVQPPGRYGALERDGDSVLGFTEKPRGDGGWINGGFFVLSPKVLPYIADDQTSWEAEPLAALATEQQLQAFQHDGFWHPMDTLRDKNHLEALWQSGEAPWKQWD